One genomic segment of Bacteroidales bacterium includes these proteins:
- a CDS encoding ribonuclease Z, with protein MSFEITVLGSSSALPTSKKFPSAHVVNIHERFFLIDCGEGTQIQLRKFKISFSKINHIFITHLHGDHFFGIWGVISTFNLLGRKNDLHIYSPGNLEKKVYSVINKIEIGFNIFFHRISHENKKIIYETKSIEVSAFPLDHRIETYGYFLKEKPKERNIKKEAIVKYNLGIKDILNIKQGKNFTTKEGELIKNSKLSYPPYKARSYAYCSDTKYFEETIPYIKNTDVLYHEATFAKDLQETADITKHSTSEDAGTIALKANVKKLLIGHFSTRYKDTDIILEEAKKIFPNTLAVNDGDVFSIALEREKE; from the coding sequence ATGTCTTTTGAAATAACTGTATTGGGTAGCAGTTCAGCACTACCCACATCAAAAAAATTCCCTTCCGCTCATGTTGTTAATATACATGAGCGGTTTTTTTTAATTGATTGCGGTGAAGGAACACAAATTCAATTAAGAAAATTTAAAATAAGTTTTTCTAAAATCAACCACATCTTTATTACTCATCTTCACGGAGATCATTTCTTCGGAATTTGGGGCGTTATTTCAACATTTAATCTATTGGGGCGAAAAAATGACCTTCACATATATTCTCCCGGAAATCTTGAAAAAAAAGTTTATTCTGTTATTAATAAAATTGAAATCGGTTTCAACATTTTCTTTCACAGAATAAGTCATGAAAATAAAAAAATAATTTACGAAACTAAAAGCATTGAAGTTTCAGCATTCCCTCTTGACCACAGAATAGAAACTTACGGATATTTTCTTAAAGAAAAACCAAAGGAAAGAAACATAAAAAAAGAAGCCATTGTTAAATATAATCTTGGAATTAAAGATATACTGAATATAAAGCAAGGGAAAAATTTTACTACCAAAGAAGGAGAACTTATCAAAAACTCAAAATTAAGTTATCCTCCCTACAAAGCAAGGTCATACGCCTATTGTTCCGATACAAAGTATTTTGAAGAAACAATTCCGTACATAAAAAATACAGATGTCTTATATCACGAAGCAACCTTTGCCAAAGATTTGCAGGAGACTGCCGATATAACAAAACATTCAACTTCCGAAGATGCCGGAACAATTGCCTTAAAAGCAAATGTTAAGAAACTTCTTATAGGGCATTTTTCAACAAGATATAAAGATACCGACATTATTCTTGAAGAAGCAAAAAAAATATTCCCGAACACATTGGCTGTTAATGACGGTGATGTTTTCAGCATAGCTTTAGAAAGAGAGAAAGAATAA
- a CDS encoding AEC family transporter: MSDIFTSGFLGMLDALARVFIIIIVAGLLVRKKIISQKQIEALSKVTVIVLLPSLVFANTIKHFNPDSLPYWWLLPLIGILMSTVGFLFASGVFAPDFRKQKNMIALSSMQNAGYLVLPIGQVVYPDKFEEFALITFLFILGYNPLLWTLGKYLVTSKDEKVKFHYKDLITPPAVANILSLIIVLIGIQKIFPVIIIDSVSLIGDAAVPVATFVLGATLGTVSLRKFPNIWNTIRVIFVKYLLLPIATIGVLIWFNVAETNPLLADFFIIQAAAAPATGLILQVRTYGGDVNKVAGMMLITYIACLIALPFWIAVWHMIV; this comes from the coding sequence ATGAGTGATATTTTTACTTCGGGATTTTTGGGAATGTTGGATGCTTTGGCAAGGGTTTTTATTATTATCATAGTTGCCGGATTGTTAGTCAGAAAGAAAATCATCTCACAGAAGCAAATTGAAGCCTTATCGAAAGTTACTGTTATTGTATTATTACCGTCCCTTGTATTTGCAAATACCATAAAACATTTTAATCCCGACAGTTTGCCGTATTGGTGGTTACTGCCTTTGATCGGAATATTAATGAGTACAGTAGGTTTTTTATTTGCTTCGGGTGTTTTTGCACCGGATTTCAGAAAGCAAAAGAATATGATTGCTTTATCTTCCATGCAAAATGCCGGTTATCTTGTATTGCCGATAGGGCAAGTAGTATATCCCGATAAATTTGAAGAATTCGCATTAATTACTTTCTTGTTTATTCTCGGTTATAATCCGCTCTTATGGACTCTCGGTAAATACTTGGTAACATCAAAGGACGAAAAAGTTAAGTTTCATTATAAAGATTTGATTACACCGCCTGCAGTTGCTAATATTTTGTCTTTAATTATAGTTTTAATTGGTATTCAAAAGATTTTTCCTGTTATTATTATTGATTCTGTCAGTTTAATAGGAGATGCTGCGGTTCCGGTAGCAACATTTGTACTTGGGGCAACACTCGGAACAGTTTCTTTAAGAAAATTCCCGAATATTTGGAATACAATTCGTGTAATTTTTGTAAAGTATCTGTTACTTCCCATTGCAACAATCGGTGTATTAATTTGGTTTAATGTAGCCGAAACCAATCCCTTATTAGCCGACTTCTTTATTATACAAGCAGCAGCAGCCCCTGCAACCGGATTAATCCTGCAAGTAAGAACCTACGGCGGCGATGTAAATAAAGTAGCCGGAATGATGTTAATAACATATATCGCCTGCCTTATTGCATTACCGTTTTGGATTGCGGTTTGGCATATGATTGTTTAA
- a CDS encoding alginate export family protein, protein MKQKNFRLFLITAILSLFIIFETQAQFKIDAQYRPRFEYRDGYRKLAASGSTPSVIISQRTRLSFSYETEKIKFKFTPQDVRIWGDEQLASSTGVYGDNASLDLFEAYAEIKFGKLAWVSVGRQQLIYDYERLLAARNWNQNGIACDAVVFKLGAKQWNIHIGSSWNSLDASLSDNLYLPNRIKSLNFLWVNRKFNDKLNFSFLHTASGITETDSTNTLHFRQTTGIYSDYKSNNLKLRGNAYYQYGKNKTAVNISAFLLDADIAYKIGKFTPGLGLSYLSGNKNPGGATDNLFDVLYGARHRYFGHMDYFRNFASHTNEGGLADFYGCLEYKFSKTVSLTNIGHYFQLAQTNANTPGNKYLGYENELMLKYKFNDWGSIKSGYVFYLPTESLKTIQDVPNDKFSQFFYLELTLKPTLFKQELKSL, encoded by the coding sequence ATGAAGCAAAAGAATTTCAGATTATTCCTAATTACAGCAATCTTAAGCCTGTTTATTATATTTGAAACACAGGCTCAATTTAAAATAGATGCTCAATATCGGCCTCGTTTTGAATATCGCGACGGTTATCGTAAACTTGCCGCATCAGGTTCAACACCGTCAGTAATAATTTCGCAACGCACAAGACTTTCATTTAGTTATGAAACAGAAAAAATAAAATTTAAATTCACCCCGCAAGACGTAAGGATTTGGGGAGATGAACAATTGGCAAGTTCCACCGGTGTTTACGGCGATAATGCTTCATTAGATTTATTTGAAGCTTATGCTGAAATTAAATTCGGCAAATTGGCTTGGGTTTCTGTCGGCCGCCAACAATTAATATATGACTACGAAAGATTGCTGGCAGCACGAAATTGGAATCAAAACGGTATTGCCTGTGATGCCGTTGTTTTTAAACTTGGTGCCAAGCAATGGAATATTCATATCGGAAGTTCATGGAATTCACTTGACGCAAGTTTGTCAGACAATTTATATTTACCCAACCGTATAAAATCCTTAAATTTTTTATGGGTCAACCGCAAATTTAATGACAAACTGAACTTTTCTTTCCTGCATACAGCTTCGGGCATAACAGAAACAGACAGCACAAATACCTTACACTTCAGGCAAACAACGGGAATTTATTCTGATTATAAAAGTAACAACTTAAAATTAAGAGGAAATGCATATTACCAATACGGAAAAAACAAAACTGCTGTAAATATCAGTGCTTTTCTGCTTGATGCAGATATCGCTTACAAAATCGGTAAGTTCACACCGGGATTGGGTTTAAGTTATTTATCAGGCAATAAAAATCCCGGAGGTGCAACAGATAATCTTTTTGATGTTTTATACGGTGCACGACACAGGTATTTCGGGCATATGGATTATTTCAGGAATTTTGCAAGTCATACCAATGAAGGCGGATTAGCCGATTTTTACGGCTGTCTTGAATATAAATTTTCAAAAACAGTTAGTCTTACCAATATCGGACACTATTTTCAATTGGCACAAACAAATGCAAATACCCCCGGCAATAAATACCTTGGTTATGAAAACGAATTAATGCTTAAATATAAATTTAACGATTGGGGCAGCATTAAGAGCGGATATGTTTTCTATTTGCCCACAGAATCCTTAAAAACTATACAAGATGTTCCCAATGATAAATTTTCTCAATTCTTCTACTTGGAACTGACATTGAAACCTACTTTATTTAAACAAGAATTAAAATCATTATGA
- a CDS encoding response regulator transcription factor, which produces MTNKIKIFIVDDHNLFREGLNFLLSDNDLISEIHEAENGKELLKHVLNVKPDIILMDIEMPGMNGIEATKETLKIYPETKIIALSMHSNENFYTEMIDAGAKGFLLKNSNFEDVQKAITEVSEGKNYFSPEILEAIIKNLNKKRHKKSNTDLTKREIEVLYNICKGLSNQETADFLYISKRTVDKHRENILLKTQSKNTAGLVIYAIKNKIFEV; this is translated from the coding sequence ATGACAAATAAAATAAAAATATTTATTGTTGATGACCATAATTTATTTAGAGAAGGCCTGAATTTTTTGCTTTCCGATAATGATTTAATTTCAGAAATTCACGAAGCAGAAAACGGTAAAGAGTTATTAAAACATGTATTGAATGTAAAACCTGACATAATCCTTATGGATATTGAAATGCCGGGAATGAACGGAATTGAAGCTACCAAGGAAACTTTAAAAATATATCCTGAAACTAAAATAATTGCTTTATCTATGCACAGTAACGAAAATTTCTATACGGAAATGATTGATGCAGGAGCAAAAGGCTTTTTACTGAAAAATTCAAATTTTGAAGATGTTCAAAAAGCAATAACAGAAGTTAGTGAAGGAAAAAATTATTTCTCACCGGAGATTTTAGAAGCTATTATAAAAAATCTAAACAAGAAAAGACACAAAAAATCGAATACAGACTTAACTAAACGAGAAATTGAAGTTCTGTACAATATATGTAAAGGATTATCAAATCAGGAAACAGCAGATTTTCTATACATCAGCAAACGCACTGTTGACAAACACAGAGAAAATATCCTTTTAAAAACTCAATCTAAAAACACAGCAGGATTAGTTATTTATGCAATAAAAAATAAAATTTTTGAGGTCTGA
- the rpsA gene encoding 30S ribosomal protein S1 → MSEKVNENKKKQEPVIENQDELKTSEEVKEEVKEEVKEEIKEEIKEEVKEEVKEEVKEEVKEEVKEEVKEEVKEEVKEEVKEEVKEEVKEEVKEDVKEEVKEEVKEEVKEEVKEEVKEEVKEEEAKSDVFITENASTMDFDWDTASAEVDDYSNEKRTELEKVYGETLSTISEKEVLDGTVIALTDKDVVINIGYKSEGVISLNEFRYNPELKIGDQVEVYIESQEDRTGQLILSHKKARTLRSWEKVNSSLDNDEIINGYIKCRTKGGMIVDVFGIEAFLPGSQIDVKPIRDYDAYVGKTMEFKVVKINKEFKNVVVSHKALIEAELEEQKAKIIEQLEKGQVLEGTVKNITSYGVFIDLGGVDGLIHITDLSWGRVNHPDEVVELDQKLNVVILDFDESKKRIALGLKQLQEHPWDSLDPDLIIGNKVKGKVVVIADYGAFIEIKPGVEGLIHVSEMSWSQHLRTAQDFFKIGDIVEAQILTLEKEERKMSLGIKQLKPDPWEQIEEKYIVDSKHKAKVKNFTNFGIFVELEEGVDGLVHISDLSWTKKIKHPAEFTEIDADIEVVVLEIDKENRRLSLGHKQLEENPWDVFETLFCIDSDHEGTIVKIGQKEGFITLPYGVEAVCPINHFKKEDGSMPVEDEKILVKVIDFHKDAKKIVVSHLRTYKERTKTKSTKTNYKTDIEKTTLGDISSLSELKDKLSTASREKFKAERKEEEKKKDVKVKDEKKKDVKVKDEKKKDDKVKDEKKKDVKVKDEKKKDEKVKDEKKKDDKVKDEKKKDDKVKDEKKKTVKKTPSKKAKAEKDDDKKSTKKTDKKKVEKEDDKKEDDK, encoded by the coding sequence ATGAGCGAAAAAGTAAACGAAAACAAAAAAAAACAAGAACCCGTTATTGAAAATCAAGACGAGTTAAAAACTTCAGAAGAAGTTAAGGAAGAAGTCAAAGAAGAAGTCAAAGAAGAAATCAAAGAAGAAATCAAAGAAGAAGTCAAAGAAGAAGTCAAAGAAGAAGTCAAAGAAGAAGTCAAAGAAGAAGTTAAAGAAGAAGTTAAAGAAGAAGTTAAAGAAGAAGTTAAAGAAGAAGTCAAAGAAGAAGTAAAGGAAGAAGTCAAAGAAGAAGTAAAAGAAGACGTAAAGGAAGAAGTTAAAGAAGAAGTTAAAGAAGAAGTTAAAGAAGAAGTTAAAGAAGAAGTAAAGGAAGAAGTAAAGGAAGAAGAAGCAAAAAGCGATGTGTTTATTACTGAAAACGCATCAACTATGGATTTTGATTGGGATACTGCATCAGCTGAAGTTGATGATTACAGCAATGAAAAAAGAACTGAACTTGAAAAAGTTTACGGCGAAACTTTATCTACAATTTCTGAAAAAGAAGTTTTAGACGGAACTGTAATTGCATTAACTGATAAAGATGTTGTTATAAACATAGGATACAAATCTGAAGGTGTTATCAGTCTTAATGAATTCCGTTATAATCCTGAATTAAAAATCGGTGATCAAGTAGAAGTTTATATTGAATCTCAAGAAGACAGAACCGGACAACTTATTTTATCTCATAAAAAAGCAAGAACATTGCGATCTTGGGAGAAAGTTAATTCTTCACTTGATAATGATGAAATTATTAACGGATATATTAAATGTCGTACAAAAGGAGGTATGATTGTAGATGTATTTGGTATTGAAGCATTCTTACCCGGCTCTCAAATTGATGTTAAACCGATCAGAGATTATGATGCTTATGTAGGTAAAACGATGGAATTCAAAGTTGTAAAAATCAACAAAGAATTTAAAAACGTAGTAGTTTCTCACAAAGCACTTATTGAAGCTGAACTTGAAGAACAAAAAGCTAAAATTATTGAACAATTAGAAAAAGGACAAGTACTTGAAGGTACTGTTAAAAATATAACTTCATACGGAGTATTCATTGATTTGGGCGGTGTTGACGGACTTATCCACATAACTGACCTGTCATGGGGCAGAGTAAATCATCCTGATGAAGTTGTTGAGTTAGATCAAAAATTAAATGTTGTAATTCTTGATTTTGATGAAAGCAAAAAAAGAATTGCTCTCGGTTTAAAACAATTACAAGAACATCCTTGGGATTCCTTAGATCCTGATCTGATAATTGGAAATAAAGTAAAAGGTAAAGTAGTTGTTATTGCTGATTACGGTGCATTTATTGAAATTAAACCGGGTGTAGAAGGTTTAATTCATGTTTCGGAAATGTCTTGGTCACAACATTTAAGAACAGCCCAAGATTTCTTTAAAATAGGCGATATCGTTGAGGCACAAATCTTAACTCTTGAAAAAGAAGAAAGAAAAATGTCACTCGGTATTAAACAATTAAAACCGGATCCGTGGGAACAAATTGAAGAAAAATATATAGTTGATTCTAAACATAAAGCAAAGGTTAAAAACTTTACTAACTTCGGTATCTTTGTAGAACTTGAAGAAGGTGTTGACGGTTTAGTACATATTTCTGACCTTTCTTGGACGAAAAAAATTAAACATCCGGCTGAATTTACTGAAATTGATGCAGATATTGAAGTAGTTGTTTTAGAAATTGATAAAGAAAACAGAAGATTAAGCCTCGGACATAAACAATTAGAAGAAAATCCGTGGGATGTTTTCGAAACATTATTCTGTATTGACAGTGATCATGAAGGAACAATTGTTAAAATCGGACAGAAAGAAGGATTTATTACATTGCCTTACGGTGTTGAAGCTGTTTGCCCTATTAATCATTTTAAAAAAGAAGACGGATCAATGCCGGTTGAAGATGAAAAAATATTAGTGAAAGTTATTGATTTCCATAAAGATGCAAAGAAAATTGTTGTTTCTCATTTAAGAACATATAAAGAAAGAACAAAAACGAAATCAACAAAAACAAACTATAAAACTGATATTGAAAAAACAACATTAGGTGATATCAGCAGTTTATCTGAATTAAAAGATAAATTAAGCACTGCTTCAAGAGAAAAATTTAAAGCCGAAAGAAAGGAAGAAGAAAAAAAGAAAGATGTCAAAGTGAAAGATGAGAAAAAGAAAGACGTCAAAGTGAAAGATGAAAAAAAGAAAGATGACAAAGTGAAGGATGAAAAAAAGAAAGACGTCAAAGTAAAGGATGAAAAAAAGAAAGATGAAAAAGTAAAGGATGAAAAAAAGAAAGACGACAAAGTGAAGGATGAAAAAAAGAAAGACGACAAAGTGAAGGATGAAAAAAAGAAAACTGTAAAGAAAACCCCTTCCAAAAAGGCAAAAGCAGAAAAAGACGATGATAAAAAATCTACCAAGAAAACTGATAAAAAGAAAGTTGAAAAGGAAGATGATAAAAAAGAAGATGATAAATAA
- a CDS encoding DNA alkylation repair protein, with protein sequence MDKYLNPLIKKFKENKDAGIAVGQKKYMKSKFEFLGLKTPVRKKILKEHFKTYGKPEKTKMNDYIKFLWNLPEREFQYTAVNLYENIAKQFVEEDISILEYMIENKSWWDSVDSIVRLEKTYFQKFPKLIPVHTERWINSDNFWFQRSALLFQLNFRDKMDKELMFRYILKVNDSDKFFVQKAIGWILRQYSKFNPEEVIEFVNTTKLAPLSKREALKIINK encoded by the coding sequence ATGGATAAATATTTAAACCCTCTAATCAAAAAATTCAAAGAAAATAAAGATGCCGGCATAGCTGTAGGGCAAAAAAAATACATGAAAAGTAAATTTGAGTTTCTTGGTTTAAAAACACCTGTCAGAAAAAAGATTTTGAAAGAACATTTTAAAACATACGGTAAACCCGAAAAAACTAAAATGAATGATTATATAAAATTTCTATGGAATTTACCTGAACGTGAATTTCAATATACGGCGGTAAATCTTTACGAAAATATTGCAAAGCAATTTGTTGAAGAAGATATAAGCATTTTGGAGTATATGATTGAAAATAAATCATGGTGGGACAGCGTTGATTCGATTGTCAGATTAGAAAAAACATATTTCCAAAAGTTCCCAAAACTTATTCCTGTACACACTGAAAGATGGATAAATTCCGACAATTTTTGGTTTCAAAGAAGTGCATTATTGTTTCAACTAAACTTCAGAGATAAAATGGACAAAGAACTAATGTTCAGATACATTCTGAAAGTTAATGATTCTGATAAATTTTTTGTTCAAAAAGCAATCGGCTGGATATTAAGGCAATATTCAAAATTTAATCCCGAAGAAGTTATTGAATTTGTGAACACAACAAAGTTGGCTCCTTTAAGTAAAAGAGAAGCATTGAAGATCATTAATAAGTAA
- a CDS encoding STAS domain-containing protein: protein MEKKYDVVKKDNHTVIQVLVKKLDTSIAPSFKSELVMIAGNGEKNMIIDLSKTEYCDSSGLSSILVANRLCKNAKGQFILTGLQNAVERLISISQLDSVLSIEDTLEKAESKIN from the coding sequence ATGGAAAAAAAATATGATGTAGTAAAAAAAGATAATCATACTGTTATTCAGGTTTTAGTAAAAAAACTTGACACCAGTATTGCTCCTTCTTTCAAATCTGAATTAGTAATGATTGCCGGAAACGGAGAAAAAAATATGATTATTGATTTAAGTAAAACCGAATATTGTGATTCATCAGGTTTGAGTTCAATATTAGTTGCTAACAGATTATGCAAAAATGCAAAGGGGCAGTTTATATTAACAGGACTTCAAAATGCAGTTGAAAGATTGATTTCAATTTCTCAATTAGATTCTGTTTTATCAATAGAAGATACTCTTGAAAAAGCAGAAAGCAAAATCAATTAA
- a CDS encoding inorganic phosphate transporter has product MLIPFLIPFIIAIFLAINMGGSGTAPAFSAAYGANIIKKSLIPGLFGIAVFIGAFVGGKETAKTIGKGLLNPEMMTFTIVSIILLSVAISLLIANLFGIPQSTSQATVLSVIAPAVYFHSLNTDKLFCEVLPTWFIMPIISFVLAFLTGKYIYKPIRKRGYTISKKVNESYILKGLIVFMSLYVAFSIGTNNVANAVGPLATMAGNELNIAEHHFVHIMILATLIVAPSFGIGSSIFGHKVVQKTGKEIVLFGRIEAVIIAFISASLLLTASLVKGIPTSLVQLNVAAILGIGVAKLGFKNIFRKTEVNNFFAMWIVAPAVAFSISLLLTYLADELNLLNL; this is encoded by the coding sequence ATGCTTATTCCTTTTTTAATCCCTTTTATCATAGCAATATTTCTCGCAATAAATATGGGCGGAAGCGGTACAGCTCCTGCTTTTTCTGCTGCTTATGGAGCTAATATTATTAAAAAAAGTTTAATCCCCGGACTTTTTGGTATTGCAGTATTTATCGGTGCATTTGTCGGCGGTAAAGAAACCGCCAAAACAATAGGAAAAGGATTGCTAAATCCGGAAATGATGACATTTACCATAGTATCAATAATTCTTCTTTCTGTTGCAATTTCTTTACTGATTGCAAATTTATTCGGTATTCCGCAATCAACAAGTCAGGCAACGGTTTTATCCGTAATAGCACCTGCCGTATATTTTCATTCATTAAATACAGATAAATTGTTCTGTGAAGTTTTACCAACATGGTTTATTATGCCGATAATTTCTTTTGTTTTAGCTTTTTTAACAGGTAAATATATATATAAACCTATCAGAAAAAGAGGATATACTATTTCAAAAAAAGTAAATGAAAGCTATATTTTAAAAGGCTTAATAGTATTTATGTCTTTATACGTTGCGTTTTCTATCGGTACAAATAATGTTGCAAATGCTGTTGGCCCGCTTGCAACTATGGCCGGTAATGAATTAAACATTGCAGAACATCATTTTGTTCATATAATGATTTTGGCAACCTTAATAGTAGCTCCCAGTTTTGGGATAGGAAGCTCAATTTTCGGACATAAAGTAGTTCAAAAAACAGGAAAAGAAATTGTTCTTTTTGGTAGAATTGAAGCCGTTATAATTGCTTTTATTTCAGCAAGTTTATTACTGACAGCTTCATTGGTAAAAGGAATTCCCACATCACTTGTTCAATTAAATGTTGCTGCAATTTTAGGAATCGGAGTAGCAAAGCTCGGATTTAAAAATATATTCAGAAAAACAGAAGTAAATAATTTTTTTGCTATGTGGATTGTTGCTCCTGCTGTTGCATTTTCAATTTCATTGCTGTTAACTTATTTAGCAGATGAACTTAATCTGTTAAATCTGTAA
- a CDS encoding WbqC family protein: MKQCNNVILSIAYFPPIQYFSKILNYDSIIIEQHENYTKQSYRNRCEILSPGGKQTLSIPVEKISGNKQLIKDIKIDYKNNWQAIHSKSLQAAYLSSPFYEYYTDAFKVFFEKKFTFLFDFNIEIIQTLLSEIQIKKQINFSEHFISDCKFPDFRNTIHPKEKFQIKDNYFIPIEYTQVFFNKFDFVPNLSVLDLLFNEGPNAENVLRQSYCNLC, from the coding sequence ATGAAACAATGTAACAATGTAATACTGTCAATCGCATACTTTCCCCCGATTCAATATTTTTCAAAAATTTTGAATTATGATTCAATTATAATTGAACAACACGAAAACTATACAAAACAATCATACCGAAACAGGTGTGAAATCTTATCTCCGGGCGGAAAACAAACCTTAAGCATTCCTGTTGAAAAAATTTCGGGAAACAAACAATTAATTAAAGATATAAAAATTGATTATAAAAATAATTGGCAGGCAATACATTCAAAAAGCTTACAAGCAGCCTATCTGTCCTCTCCGTTTTATGAATATTACACAGATGCATTCAAAGTTTTTTTTGAAAAAAAATTCACCTTTTTATTTGATTTTAATATTGAAATTATTCAAACACTTTTATCTGAAATTCAAATTAAAAAACAAATCAACTTTTCAGAACATTTCATTTCCGATTGTAAATTCCCGGATTTCAGAAATACCATACATCCGAAAGAAAAATTTCAAATCAAAGATAATTACTTTATACCTATTGAATATACACAGGTATTTTTTAATAAGTTTGATTTTGTTCCTAATCTTTCTGTTCTTGATCTTTTATTTAATGAAGGTCCGAATGCTGAAAATGTTTTGAGGCAATCATATTGCAACCTCTGTTAA
- a CDS encoding acyl-CoA carboxylase subunit beta, producing MNIEFNKNEDHNKFAVSEIKKRLAKIYLGGGKVKIEKLHAKGKMTARERIEYLVDTGTDTLEIGAFTGDGMYKEYGGCPSGGVVVVLGYVKERMCVIVANDATVKAGAWFPITAKKNLRAQEIAMENRIPIIYLVDSAGIFLPMQDEIFPDKEHFGRIFRNNAKMSAMGIVQIAAIMGNCVAGGAYLPIMSDEAIIVKDTGTIFLAGSYLVKSAIGENVDNETLGGAVTHTEISGVVDYKAENDKDALDKIKNLIDKTYKNDQQCFLKKEKTLPPKKDQKEIYGILPDNREKQYDMREIIDRLVDNSEFEEYKKDFGKTLLCGYARIDGWPVGIVANQRTIIKNKSGEMQFGGVIYSDSADKGAHFVMNCNQKKVPLVFLHDVTGFMVGKRSEHGGIIKDGAKMVNAVANSVVPKFSIVVGNSYGAGNYAMNGKAYDPGLIVAWPSAKIAVMSGASAAKTLLQIQVASMKAKGEEISEEKKQELLNEITERYDKQTSPYYAASRLWVDAVIDPLETRKVISMGIEAASHNPITEDYKTGVIRT from the coding sequence ATGAACATTGAATTCAACAAAAACGAAGATCATAATAAATTTGCTGTTTCCGAAATTAAGAAAAGATTAGCAAAAATATACCTTGGCGGAGGAAAGGTTAAAATTGAAAAACTGCACGCTAAAGGGAAAATGACTGCTCGTGAGCGTATTGAATATCTCGTTGATACCGGAACAGATACTCTTGAAATCGGTGCATTTACAGGTGACGGAATGTATAAAGAATACGGCGGATGCCCATCCGGGGGTGTTGTTGTAGTTTTGGGATACGTAAAAGAACGTATGTGTGTAATTGTCGCCAATGATGCCACCGTTAAGGCCGGAGCTTGGTTTCCGATAACTGCAAAAAAGAATTTAAGAGCACAGGAAATTGCCATGGAAAATCGCATTCCAATTATCTATCTCGTTGACAGTGCCGGAATATTTTTGCCCATGCAAGATGAAATTTTCCCCGACAAGGAGCATTTCGGACGTATATTCAGAAACAATGCAAAAATGTCAGCGATGGGAATTGTTCAAATTGCAGCTATTATGGGAAATTGTGTTGCCGGAGGTGCCTATCTTCCTATTATGTCAGATGAAGCAATTATTGTAAAAGATACCGGAACTATCTTTTTAGCGGGCTCATACTTAGTTAAATCAGCTATAGGTGAAAATGTTGATAATGAGACATTGGGAGGTGCTGTAACTCATACTGAAATATCAGGAGTTGTAGATTACAAAGCCGAAAATGATAAAGACGCCCTTGATAAAATTAAAAATTTAATTGATAAAACATATAAAAATGATCAGCAATGTTTTTTGAAAAAAGAAAAAACGCTGCCTCCAAAAAAAGATCAAAAAGAAATATACGGAATACTTCCGGACAATCGTGAAAAACAATATGATATGCGTGAAATAATTGATCGTTTGGTTGACAATTCAGAATTTGAAGAATATAAAAAAGATTTCGGAAAAACTTTATTATGCGGATATGCCAGAATTGACGGTTGGCCTGTTGGTATTGTAGCAAATCAAAGAACAATTATAAAAAATAAAAGCGGAGAAATGCAGTTCGGAGGGGTAATTTATTCTGATTCTGCTGATAAAGGCGCCCATTTTGTAATGAATTGCAATCAGAAAAAAGTTCCTTTAGTATTTTTACACGATGTAACAGGTTTTATGGTAGGTAAACGTTCTGAACACGGGGGGATTATTAAAGACGGAGCAAAAATGGTTAATGCTGTGGCAAATTCGGTTGTACCAAAATTTTCTATAGTTGTGGGTAATTCATACGGTGCCGGCAACTATGCCATGAACGGAAAAGCATACGATCCCGGACTTATTGTTGCATGGCCTTCAGCAAAAATTGCAGTAATGAGCGGTGCCAGTGCAGCAAAAACATTACTTCAAATACAAGTAGCATCCATGAAAGCAAAAGGTGAAGAAATATCCGAAGAAAAAAAACAAGAACTTCTTAATGAAATTACTGAAAGATACGATAAACAAACCAGCCCTTATTATGCAGCTTCCAGATTATGGGTTGATGCAGTAATTGATCCTTTAGAAACGAGAAAAGTTATATCAATGGGTATTGAAGCAGCATCACATAATCCAATTACAGAAGATTATAAAACAGGAGTTATCAGAACATAA